The DNA sequence GGTTTTATCTTTGGCTTAAATAGCCTAAACGTTTACTGGAATTTTGgtgaaaactaaataatacTATCTGGATAATTGATACAGGATCCAATATCAAGATTTGTTGTAACGAGCCTAGATTTTCactaacctaaagtcgctaCTATGATCATAATTTATGCTTTGATGcggaattaaacatttaaaatttcatcctAAAAtattgtcatggacttacatgttgAGAAGtatctttaaaacaacttaaagaaataatgaataaagcaattaaaacattaaaaagtaaaaacactTTACACTCACCTAagttcaaaaatgaaataccaCTATCATATGCTCGTGTCATGGTTTCTACttgtgatgtcgtcgtcaaccgtacatgggtgtcttgcctttacctgaaatagaagtagcacgagTATTTTAATAAACACTCAGTATGTGATTGCACTATTATGGTtaagaaatgcaaacacatgcaactcatgatccAGAGACCTATCTTTAAAACCATCACAGGGTGGCCTCTAGTCCCGACGAAATTGACTGTGTCGTATTTTCCTACACATGACCCCCACGTGCGAGCGTGGATCCCCAAGCGGTTTGCACCCCCTAGACCCATCATAGTAACATTAACTTGGGTTGTGTCTTAGAAAAATAATCGTCGTCACAAGATTATGTCTAGACTGGAGACCACCTATatcatgatgatgatcatgtcACGCATGACACTCGAGGACCTGCTAACCTCCAAATGTCGCTACGAACAGCTAgctcgactatgatgggtctaGGGAGAGTGCGAACTGCCTGAGAATCCATGCTCGCACGTGTGGAttgtgtgtagggaagtactacacatccaattttgtccaGACGGGAGACCACCCATATGATGGTTTTAACAATAGGTCTCTAATCATGAGTTGTATGTGTTTGTTTTCCCTGACCCCAATAGTGAGGTCACTTACtcagtatttcttaaaattcgGAAGTCTtatgctacttctatttcaggtaaaggcaagacactcTTGTACGATTGACGACGACATCGTAAgtaaagaccatgacacatgcatagaatagtggtatttcatttattagactttaggttagtatagggtgtttttatttttaatgtcttAATTGTTCTATTTAGAATTTCCTTAGGTTGCTTTAAGGATGTTTTtgaacatgtaagtccatcgcaatgttttatgaatttttttttaattatgtataaGAGCATAGGTTATGATGATGGTAGCaactttaggttagtagaaAATTAGAGTTGTTACAGTGAGAGACATTATAATGTcattaagtaaaatattattactaaaTGATGAATATCGTATTTTTAGTAATCAAAAGTGAAACTCTATTTATACGTTGGATATGTTTAGACTGCGTGGGGTTCCTGTGACATGGCCTCCAACAAGCACTAGGTACTCGCCTTGCCTCGACTTCAATATTGCTTTTCATTCTCAGGAAAATAGTCTAATCGAACGCTTAAACCAGATTTTGGAAGATATGTTACGTGCCTACGTGTTAGACTTCGTCAGCAGCTAGGAGACGAAATTGCACATTATGTGACCCAGAACCGGAAGTCAAGACTGAACCTCTATTCCCGGATTGAACAGTAAAGGGATTCCTGAGAGTGAACTGTCAGACTCAACCTTCTCCGGAACCTTTTCCTTTGAACACTCAGTAAATAGGCTGGATGGATGAGAAGCTAACTCATTTTCTGATATGCCCTGACCGAAACCCGAACTCGTTTATGAATTAGACTGATCCTACTTCTGGAGCGagtttacagtgaaagaataaattcGGGGAGGGGAGAAGAAGACTCAgacaagatgaatgagactgatCCTACTTCTCCCactgattgaactcggtaaagaAGTAGCTCTTTGATTGAACTCAGTAATTAGGATGGATAGGAAGTCAAGACTCCttatttcttctccttcactaCTTAAGGAACCCTCTTTCACTCCGATCCTCTTCTCGTCGAGCAGCTCTTTGCTCATTAGCCTCTACAACTTGGGAAACCCTAGTTCGCCTACAATAATAGTTTTCAAACAACTAGTAAAATGACATTGTTTGAAGCTCTATATGGAAAGCGGGGCAGGTCTTTGGTGTGCTGGTGTGAGGTAGGTTAACGAGAACTATTGGGACCAAAGTTGGTCCAAATTACCAATGAGCCTATGCAAAAGATCATAGTAAGAATGCAAACGAATCAGAGTAGGAAGAAGAGTTACGCTGATGTGAGACATAGGAATTTGGAATTTGAGGTAGGTGACAAGATGTTCTTGAAGGTGGCTCGGATGAAAGGCGTCCTGAGATTTAGATGGAAGGGTAAGTTGAACCAATGTTTCATCAGACCCTTCGAAATCTTAGACTGGATTGGACTAGTGGTgtatgttggatgaaagtcccacatcggctaatttagagaatgatcatgagtttataatcaaagaatacttcctccattagtacgaggccttttggggaagcacaaagcaaagccacgagagcttatactcacgagaatgatatttttttaatttagatttttacgttcgtattttttttaatatttctattttcaatattttgtgTAGGAAATAAGGGTAAAAGTACTAAAATACCCCGAAATTTAATACGGCCAGGACGGCGTCCCATAAAATTCACATTTTCAGTTGCCGTCGTCACTCTGATTCCCAGTCTTCCTGGAAAGTGAGACAACTGAGCTTGCTTAAACCCTAACAATGGCGATCGTGAGTCCCCAGCAGCAACCTCAAATCCACAGGTTTCCGCAATTCAAGTATGTTGACGGCGTTCGATGGCTTCCACCGCTCTCCGCATTCGGCCGGTTTGCCGTCGTTGCCCTTTTCGACTCTGATTCCGACTCATCCTCCATTGAAATTCACTCCCTTACTCAAAACCCGCTGGATATGGCTCCTCAGTCGGCTTGGACGTCACCTTCAAGAGTCTCTTCCCTTAAAACCTCTCAATTCTACCAAAACCCTCTCGTCTTCGCTTCGACTTATACGGGCTCTCTTCATGTTCTATCTGTCGAGCCAATGGATGCGTCGCTCGATTCGGAGCTCTCCGTGCCTGAGAAGGTATTGCACGATAGACCTATTTCTTGTGTCGATGTGATGGATGGTGGAGGTGAATGTCTGACCGTTGCGGAAGATGGACGGGTGAATTTGGTTAGCGTTGGGGAATCTGGATTGAATTATCGTCGGATATTCGATAGTAATGGGTTGGTGTCGTATACTGCAGCGAAATGGGCATCCCCCACTGAGTTTGCGACAGGAGGTTGTGGGTTTAGCTTGCAATGGTGGGATCAGAGGAAGCCCGGTGGAGCAGTTTCTCAGTTTAAGGGCGACTGGTATGTGAATTTGCGTAATTTTCCTGGCATCCTTTCATATATAGTTGAACGTTTAGCATCTAGGACTGGAACAGAATTGTAGGAAACACCCTGTTTTCTGAAACAAGAAGTGGCTTCTGAGACTGCCTTACTACACTACAGATGAACGTATGTAGTgtagattgatgaaagaacaATCGGTTCCTCAAAATGTTCTCTGGTTTGACTataaaaattaggaaattaaattttgatattgtgAAATCCTAAAAAGTGCAAGGCGCCGTAGTTGATTAATAGATGTGTTGAATTCATTCTTGTGGCAATTTTGCAGGGCTTCTGGTATTGTTCACTGCATGGACATCCATCCATCGCGAAAACACACTTGTTTGGTAAGCTCTGTTGCCTTAGATTCTTATCCTTACATCACACCTAAGTAGTCATAAAATCACGTGTGTTCGTATAAACTCCGCAGAAGATCAGGACTCCGAACTTGTGTTTCCTTTCcgaacatatatatatattttttttttgtcctaaAACTTTTTGAGAGATATCATGATTGGGTCGCCCAAGCCAGATCTAGGGTCTAATAATGAGGGTAGTATTTTATCACGGTGGAGTTTTCTTGCTCTCGCTATCGTTTGCCTCGGAGACATGGTCGAGAAGTACCATGCATGGTTGCTTCTGACTCCCTATGAGCCGTTTGACGACCTGAGTTTCTGTACTTTCTTCCGTTAAGTTTGGTTTATAGTGCTAAACATGCCTCTTAAGAATTCTCGACCTAACACTTTTAGTAGATTACTTGAGCAGAGTTATTGAGCTAATTAATTCAAAGACATATAGTTGTTATTTGTTATCTCTTGTGTGAGTTCAGGTCGATAGTGAAATTGATTTTCCAGCCTTAGAATCATCACattatagaaatttttaatggttcttttttcttgtttaggTTGATACCACTTCATGTTGTTCCATCTTTCTTATCTTGCCCTTATTTATGAGCTTCAGTATAAGTGTGCTTATTATTCCCCATGTTAGGCAGGAGGCTCTTTCGGAACTGTCTTTGCCTGGGATTTGAGGTGGCAACAGCAGCCTATCATTCTCTCAGGTCTAGAAGGGAGCAAAACATCAAATTTTTCGCCATGTGAAAG is a window from the Cucurbita pepo subsp. pepo cultivar mu-cu-16 chromosome LG07, ASM280686v2, whole genome shotgun sequence genome containing:
- the LOC111798898 gene encoding nuclear pore complex protein NUP43 is translated as MAIVSPQQQPQIHRFPQFKYVDGVRWLPPLSAFGRFAVVALFDSDSDSSSIEIHSLTQNPLDMAPQSAWTSPSRVSSLKTSQFYQNPLVFASTYTGSLHVLSVEPMDASLDSELSVPEKVLHDRPISCVDVMDGGGECLTVAEDGRVNLVSVGESGLNYRRIFDSNGLVSYTAAKWASPTEFATGGCGFSLQWWDQRKPGGAVSQFKGDWASGIVHCMDIHPSRKHTCLAGGSFGTVFAWDLRWQQQPIILSGLEGSKTSNFSPCESEVWEVHYDPYIKSGNIGGMSSSQILPAMICSEDGIITSIEQGKQPVELLAEPCAINGFDIDRQRPSEVICNLEWESVAILSRP